A stretch of the Perca flavescens isolate YP-PL-M2 chromosome 3, PFLA_1.0, whole genome shotgun sequence genome encodes the following:
- the LOC114552631 gene encoding uncharacterized protein LOC114552631 isoform X2, with translation MSREESEDTGYVRRDVKEAVWSYLPGLPDDLLNTMLDELGVESIEDLTLVEERDLVKYLKPIQSRKLMKGIKDGLVTISMELVSAPDPSAPSSTTPCSPNTTFQPPNQLLPSPPSTAPSKSSASQPGVPWHVDFRLNWDQVSSAIRLRVEKEETPLPDERKAFVIVLVDQMMQHDRNPTRAMCHSVVRNIVRSHPKSFGDIGKHGDTAGDGCHSLLQQVKTRVEYKNRNNTLAQRRRERPRRGMAGEARLARGPVDQYGTF, from the exons ATGAGCAGGGAGGAAAGTGAGGACACAGGATACGTGAGGAGAGAC GTCAAGGAAGCAGTGTGGTCATACTTGCCTGGTCTCCCTGATGACCTTCTTAACACCATGCTGGATGAGCTTGGGGTCGAGTCTATTGAAGATCTGACCTTGGTGGAGGAGAGGGATCTGGTGAAATACCTCAAACCTATCCAAAGTCGGAAGTTAATGAAGGGCATCAAGGACG GACTTGTTACTATTAGTATGGAGTTGGTCTCTGCTCCTGATCCAAGTGCTCCAAGTTCCACAACTCCATGTTCTCCAAACACAACATTCCAGCCTCCAAATCAGCTGTTGCCCAGCCCTCCAAGCACTGCCCCAAGCAAGTCAAGCGCTTCACAGCCTGGCGTACCATGGCATGTTGACTTTCGTCTCAACTGGGACCAGGTGTCATCAGCCATTCGACTTAGAgtggaaaaagaagaaacaccATTGCCAGACGAGAGAAAGGCCTTCGTGATCGTGCTCGTGGACCAAATGATGCAGCACGACCGCAACCCAACCAGAGCCATGTGCCACAGCGTTGTGAGAAACATTGTCAG GAGCCATCCAAAATCATTTGGCGACATTGGCAAGCACGGTGATACTGCTGGAGACGGATGTCACTCTCTTCTGCAACAAGTAAAAACGAGAGTGGAGTACAAAAATAGGAATAATACTCTTGCTCAACGCCGCAGAGAAAGGCCGCGCAGGGGAATGGCAGGAGAGGCCAGACTGGCAAGAGGTCCTGTTGACCAATACGG AACCTTTTAA
- the LOC114552631 gene encoding uncharacterized protein LOC114552631 isoform X1 — translation MSREESEDTGYVRRDVKEAVWSYLPGLPDDLLNTMLDELGVESIEDLTLVEERDLVKYLKPIQSRKLMKGIKDGLVTISMELVSAPDPSAPSSTTPCSPNTTFQPPNQLLPSPPSTAPSKSSASQPGVPWHVDFRLNWDQVSSAIRLRVEKEETPLPDERKAFVIVLVDQMMQHDRNPTRAMCHSVVRNIVRSHPKSFGDIGKHGDTAGDGCHSLLQQVKTRVEYKNRNNTLAQRRRERPRRGMAGEARLARGPVDQYGLTLQ, via the exons ATGAGCAGGGAGGAAAGTGAGGACACAGGATACGTGAGGAGAGAC GTCAAGGAAGCAGTGTGGTCATACTTGCCTGGTCTCCCTGATGACCTTCTTAACACCATGCTGGATGAGCTTGGGGTCGAGTCTATTGAAGATCTGACCTTGGTGGAGGAGAGGGATCTGGTGAAATACCTCAAACCTATCCAAAGTCGGAAGTTAATGAAGGGCATCAAGGACG GACTTGTTACTATTAGTATGGAGTTGGTCTCTGCTCCTGATCCAAGTGCTCCAAGTTCCACAACTCCATGTTCTCCAAACACAACATTCCAGCCTCCAAATCAGCTGTTGCCCAGCCCTCCAAGCACTGCCCCAAGCAAGTCAAGCGCTTCACAGCCTGGCGTACCATGGCATGTTGACTTTCGTCTCAACTGGGACCAGGTGTCATCAGCCATTCGACTTAGAgtggaaaaagaagaaacaccATTGCCAGACGAGAGAAAGGCCTTCGTGATCGTGCTCGTGGACCAAATGATGCAGCACGACCGCAACCCAACCAGAGCCATGTGCCACAGCGTTGTGAGAAACATTGTCAG GAGCCATCCAAAATCATTTGGCGACATTGGCAAGCACGGTGATACTGCTGGAGACGGATGTCACTCTCTTCTGCAACAAGTAAAAACGAGAGTGGAGTACAAAAATAGGAATAATACTCTTGCTCAACGCCGCAGAGAAAGGCCGCGCAGGGGAATGGCAGGAGAGGCCAGACTGGCAAGAGGTCCTGTTGACCAATACGG
- the LOC114552631 gene encoding uncharacterized protein LOC114552631 isoform X3: MLDELGVESIEDLTLVEERDLVKYLKPIQSRKLMKGIKDGLVTISMELVSAPDPSAPSSTTPCSPNTTFQPPNQLLPSPPSTAPSKSSASQPGVPWHVDFRLNWDQVSSAIRLRVEKEETPLPDERKAFVIVLVDQMMQHDRNPTRAMCHSVVRNIVRSHPKSFGDIGKHGDTAGDGCHSLLQQVKTRVEYKNRNNTLAQRRRERPRRGMAGEARLARGPVDQYGLTLQ, translated from the exons ATGCTGGATGAGCTTGGGGTCGAGTCTATTGAAGATCTGACCTTGGTGGAGGAGAGGGATCTGGTGAAATACCTCAAACCTATCCAAAGTCGGAAGTTAATGAAGGGCATCAAGGACG GACTTGTTACTATTAGTATGGAGTTGGTCTCTGCTCCTGATCCAAGTGCTCCAAGTTCCACAACTCCATGTTCTCCAAACACAACATTCCAGCCTCCAAATCAGCTGTTGCCCAGCCCTCCAAGCACTGCCCCAAGCAAGTCAAGCGCTTCACAGCCTGGCGTACCATGGCATGTTGACTTTCGTCTCAACTGGGACCAGGTGTCATCAGCCATTCGACTTAGAgtggaaaaagaagaaacaccATTGCCAGACGAGAGAAAGGCCTTCGTGATCGTGCTCGTGGACCAAATGATGCAGCACGACCGCAACCCAACCAGAGCCATGTGCCACAGCGTTGTGAGAAACATTGTCAG GAGCCATCCAAAATCATTTGGCGACATTGGCAAGCACGGTGATACTGCTGGAGACGGATGTCACTCTCTTCTGCAACAAGTAAAAACGAGAGTGGAGTACAAAAATAGGAATAATACTCTTGCTCAACGCCGCAGAGAAAGGCCGCGCAGGGGAATGGCAGGAGAGGCCAGACTGGCAAGAGGTCCTGTTGACCAATACGG